GGTGCGCTCGAGCTCGTGCAGCGCGGTCGTGATCAGGCGCGCGCCGGTCGAGCCGGTCGGGTGGCCGAGCGCGATCGCGCCGCCGTTCGGGTTGACGCGCTCGGGGTTCGGCTGGAGCTCCTTCTCCCAGGCCAGCACGACCGAGGCGAAGGCCTCGTTGACCTCGAAGGTGTCGATCTGGTCGACCGTCAGCCCGGCCTGCTTCAGCACCTTGCGCGACGCCGGGATCGGGCCCTTGAGCATCGTCACCGGATCGACGCCGACCAACGTCGTCGCGACGATGCGCGCGCGCGGCTTGAGGCCGAGCTCCTTCGCCTTCTCCGGCGAGGCGAGCAGCACCGCGGCGGCGCCGTCCGACACCTGCGACGAGGTGCCCGCGGTGTGGATGCCGCCCGGCACGACCGGGTTCAGCGTCGCGAGCTTCTCGAGCGATGTGTCGCGCAGGCCCTCGTCCTTCTCGACGACGCGCTTCTCGCCGGTCTCCTTGCCCTCCTCGTTCAGCACCGGCGCGGTGATCGGCACCACCTCGCGGGTGAAGCGGCCCTCGGCCCACGCGCGCGCCGCCTTCTGCTGGCTCTGCAGGCCGAAGCGGTCGGTGTCCTCGCGCGTGATGCCGTACTCCTTGGCGATGCGCTCGGCGCCCTCGAACTGCGACGTCGGCTCGTAGCGGTCCATGTAGCTCTGACCGAGCGGTGAGCCGCCCTTCATGTTCGAGCCGAGCGGCACGCGGGTCATCATCTCGACGCCGCAGGCGAGCACGAGGTCCTCGATGCCGGCGCCGATCATGCCGGCCGCGAGCGACGTCGCCTGCTGCGACGAGCCGCACTGGCTGTCGACCGTGGTCGCCGCGACCTCCATCGGGAAGCCCTGCGCGAGCCAGGCGACGCGCGCGATGTTGAACGACTGCTCGCCGACCTGCGACACGCAGCCGCCGACGACCTGTCCTACCTGGCCGGGGTCGATGCCGGCGCGCTCGATCGCCGCGCGCTGCACCGCACCGAGAAGATCCGACGGATGGAGCCCGGAGAGCCCACCCTTCCTGCGCCCGATCGGGCTCCGCACGGCTTCGACGATGTACACCTCACGCATGAACGACTCCTGATGTTCTGTGGTTCGACCTCGCCACCGGTCTCGACTATCGTGCGCTCCGCCGCGACGCCAGCGAGCGTCGCGCGCGGTCCGACGGAGGCGCCGGGGCTGACGATTCCAGCTTTCCCCGCCACGCCGAGATCGTTAGAGAATGGCCGCCCGGGCCATCGACGCCACACGACGCGAGTCTTCGATGAGAATGCCGAGACGCTTCCCGCTCGCGCTGGCCGTCTTCGTGGCCGGCGCCTCTCTCGCCGCCTCGCTCGCGGCGCCGGAGCGCCCCGCCGACGCGCCGGGCGCAGCCACCGCCGCCAAGTCGGACGCCGCAACCGCTGCAAGGTCGGAGACGACGAACGAGTCGCAAACGACCGCCGCGGCGGGCGCCACGAGCCGTCCCAGCGTGCTGGTGATCACGCTCGACACCACGCGCGCCGACCACACCTCCGCCTACGGCTACGACCGCCCGACGACGCCGCGCCTCGAGGAGATGGCGCGCGACGGCGTGCGCTTCGACGTCGCCTACGCGCCGATGGCGACGACGCTGCCGTCGCACACCACGATGTTCACGGGCCTCCTGCCGCGCACGCACGGCACGCTCAAGAACGGCCTCGTGGTGGACCAGAAGCTGCCGCTTCTCGCCGAGATCCTGCGCAACGACGGCTACCGCACCGCAGCCTTCCTGAGCTCGTTCGCGGTCGCGTCGCGCTTCGGCCTCGCGCGCGGCTTCGAGGTCTACGACGAGAACTTCCGCGACGGCGAGTGCAAGTGGGACGTCCACCGCTGGGAAGGCCACAACATCCAGGGCGACTTCTGCCGCCGCGGCGACCTGACGCGCGTGCGCGCCGAGACGTGGCTCCGGGAGAACGGCTACCTCGCGCGCGAGTCGTCGCCCGAGAAGCCGTTCTTCGTCTGGGTCCACCTCTTCGATCCGCACAATCCGTACGATCCGCCGCCCGAGCACGCGAAGCTCTTCCCGCCGCGCGGCAACCCGCCGACCGGCCTCGACCGCGAGATCGCCGCCTACGACGCCGAGATCCACTTCGCCGACGAGCAGGTCGGCAAGCTGCTCGACACGCTCGCCCAGGCCGGCAAGCTCGACGACACGCTGGTGATCGTCGCCGGCGATCACGGCGAGGGCCTGATGGACCACGGCTGGATGCTGCACGGCCTGCAGATCTACGAGGAGTCGGTGCGGATCCCGTTCATCATGCGCTGGCCCGCGAAGCTGCCGCGCGGCAAGGTGGTCGCGGAGCCGATCGAGCTCACCGACATGACGCCGACGATCCTCGAGGTCACCGGCGGCTCGCTGCCGGCGTCGGCCCGCCAGCCCGAGGGCAAGAGCCTGATCGCCGCCGCGACCGGAAAGGAGAAGCTCGACCCCGAGCGTCGCGTCCACCTGCAGCGCCGCTTCTACGCGTCGCGCGCCGAGCGCGGCGTCCCGGTGCGCGGCGACAAGCACGCGGTGCGCGTCGGGCGCTGGAAGTACATCGCGGCGCCCGAGGAGAAGACCTTCGAGCTCTTCGACCTGGTCAGCGACCCGCGCGAGAAGCGCAACCTGTCGGAGGAGAAGCCCGCCGAGCGCGAGCGGCTCGCGGCCGCGCTCGACGACTGGCTCCGGACGCCCGCGACCAAGATGCAGCCGCGTCGCGTCTCGGAGGAGGACGCAAAGCGCCTCGAGGCGCTGGGCTACGTGCAATGACGGCGCTGCGCGCGGCGTGCGCGGCGCTCGTCCTCGCGACGCTCGCCGTGGCGGTGCGCCCGGCGCCGGCCGGGTCCGAGGCCACCGCGGCTGCGGACGCTGCGAAGAGCGAGCGTCTCAACCTGATCTTCGTCACGGTCGACACGCTGCGTGCCGACCACCTGGGCTTCGCCGGCTACCCGCGCGACACCTCGCCGAACCTCGACCGCCTCGCCAAGGAAGGAGTCTGGTTCTCGCGCGTCTACTCGCACTCGGCGACCACCGGCGCCGCGCACGCGTCGCTGTTCACGTCGCTGCCGCCGCGCGAGCACGGCGTGACCGCGAACAGCCAGCCGTTTCCCGACAAGCCGTCGCTGATGCGCGCGCTCGGCG
The Candidatus Binatia bacterium genome window above contains:
- a CDS encoding steroid 3-ketoacyl-CoA thiolase produces the protein MREVYIVEAVRSPIGRRKGGLSGLHPSDLLGAVQRAAIERAGIDPGQVGQVVGGCVSQVGEQSFNIARVAWLAQGFPMEVAATTVDSQCGSSQQATSLAAGMIGAGIEDLVLACGVEMMTRVPLGSNMKGGSPLGQSYMDRYEPTSQFEGAERIAKEYGITREDTDRFGLQSQQKAARAWAEGRFTREVVPITAPVLNEEGKETGEKRVVEKDEGLRDTSLEKLATLNPVVPGGIHTAGTSSQVSDGAAAVLLASPEKAKELGLKPRARIVATTLVGVDPVTMLKGPIPASRKVLKQAGLTVDQIDTFEVNEAFASVVLAWEKELQPNPERVNPNGGAIALGHPTGSTGARLITTALHELERTGGRYGLIAMCCGGGLGTGTIIERL
- a CDS encoding sulfatase, which gives rise to MLVITLDTTRADHTSAYGYDRPTTPRLEEMARDGVRFDVAYAPMATTLPSHTTMFTGLLPRTHGTLKNGLVVDQKLPLLAEILRNDGYRTAAFLSSFAVASRFGLARGFEVYDENFRDGECKWDVHRWEGHNIQGDFCRRGDLTRVRAETWLRENGYLARESSPEKPFFVWVHLFDPHNPYDPPPEHAKLFPPRGNPPTGLDREIAAYDAEIHFADEQVGKLLDTLAQAGKLDDTLVIVAGDHGEGLMDHGWMLHGLQIYEESVRIPFIMRWPAKLPRGKVVAEPIELTDMTPTILEVTGGSLPASARQPEGKSLIAAATGKEKLDPERRVHLQRRFYASRAERGVPVRGDKHAVRVGRWKYIAAPEEKTFELFDLVSDPREKRNLSEEKPAERERLAAALDDWLRTPATKMQPRRVSEEDAKRLEALGYVQ